In Cytobacillus oceanisediminis, the following proteins share a genomic window:
- a CDS encoding 5'-methylthioadenosine/S-adenosylhomocysteine nucleosidase gives MKKKLASLAAIAALSAAMLAGCSSATKLETEAEGAQKPILIQGPMPIEAEKFAERLDKVKVEKSGNFVFYKGKLDKYPVIVAKTGKGMENTAAATAIAIEKYDPAAIINQGTSGGHDPSLNVYDIVLGERTVNIGSLKTGHLEEGEGIEPTNWIPMDLMASEGSAGEDPDAEKIRYYKGDENLLAAAKAVKDKHKKGKVVEGTIGSADLWNNEVDRIRWFHENYGTSVEEMEGAAAAQIAGAYDVPFLGIRILSNNKTNGGQYDPNTAAANQDYVYEVVKQYISEIKGK, from the coding sequence ATGAAAAAGAAATTAGCTTCACTCGCTGCGATTGCAGCACTGTCTGCAGCGATGCTTGCAGGATGCTCTTCGGCCACAAAATTAGAAACAGAGGCTGAAGGTGCCCAAAAGCCAATTCTTATCCAAGGGCCAATGCCAATCGAGGCCGAAAAGTTTGCTGAACGATTAGATAAAGTTAAAGTTGAAAAATCAGGGAACTTTGTTTTTTATAAAGGAAAGCTGGACAAGTACCCAGTTATTGTTGCTAAAACCGGAAAAGGCATGGAAAATACAGCGGCTGCCACAGCAATCGCTATTGAAAAGTATGATCCAGCCGCCATCATCAATCAGGGGACTTCAGGCGGCCATGATCCGAGCTTGAATGTGTATGATATCGTTTTAGGAGAAAGAACAGTTAATATCGGATCATTGAAGACTGGTCATTTGGAAGAAGGGGAAGGGATTGAACCAACGAATTGGATTCCAATGGACCTGATGGCTTCTGAGGGAAGTGCCGGTGAAGACCCTGATGCAGAAAAGATTCGTTATTATAAGGGAGATGAAAATCTTCTTGCTGCTGCCAAAGCAGTAAAAGATAAGCACAAGAAAGGCAAAGTAGTCGAGGGGACAATCGGTTCAGCGGACCTATGGAATAACGAAGTTGACCGCATCCGATGGTTTCATGAAAACTACGGAACATCAGTAGAAGAAATGGAAGGCGCCGCAGCAGCGCAGATTGCCGGAGCATACGATGTTCCATTCCTGGGAATTCGTATTCTTTCTAATAACAAAACAAACGGAGGCCAATACG
- the brnQ gene encoding branched-chain amino acid transport system II carrier protein, translating to MTSKIPFSYIVTVGFMLFALFFGAGNLIFPAMLGQSAGTNVWSANAGFIMTGVGLPLLGILALGFSGKSDLQSLASRVNPLFGLAFTVALYLSIGPLFAIPRTATVSYEIGIKPYLSEGSGSVGLIVFSIIFFGITAFFSLNSSKIVDIVGKYLTPILLIVIAVLIGAAFFNPMGTFQAPTEAYMNGAFFKGFQEGYLTMDALAAFVFGIIVVNAVKEKGAVTKKDIMVSIAKAGVIASGLLAVIYTSLSFIGASSVSGLGALDNGGAVLSGASSHYFGSFGALLLSVIVFGACLTTSIGLITACSSYFNKLMPRVSYKMFVIVLSIFSAVFANFGLSQLIAISVPVLVGIYPLAIALMALTFLHPIFKGKKEVYQGSMLFTFVVSLFDGLNAAGITFAPINDLFSAILPLYDVGLGWIVPAIAGGLIGLAAAAIKNNSQSHSAEAKKAA from the coding sequence ATGACAAGCAAAATACCATTCTCATATATTGTGACAGTAGGTTTTATGCTCTTTGCCTTATTTTTTGGGGCAGGAAACTTAATTTTCCCTGCGATGCTTGGGCAATCAGCAGGAACGAATGTGTGGTCAGCGAACGCTGGCTTCATCATGACAGGTGTAGGTTTGCCTCTTCTTGGTATACTGGCTTTGGGCTTCTCGGGAAAAAGTGATCTGCAATCACTGGCGAGCCGTGTCAATCCATTGTTCGGACTGGCCTTCACAGTGGCCCTATACTTATCAATTGGACCGCTTTTTGCCATTCCGAGAACAGCTACAGTGTCATACGAAATCGGAATTAAGCCATATCTATCAGAAGGAAGCGGATCAGTTGGCTTAATCGTATTTTCAATTATTTTCTTTGGAATTACCGCTTTTTTCTCTTTAAATTCTTCAAAGATTGTTGATATCGTAGGAAAATATTTAACACCGATTCTTCTAATTGTAATCGCAGTTTTAATTGGCGCTGCATTCTTTAATCCAATGGGTACATTCCAGGCTCCGACTGAAGCCTATATGAATGGTGCGTTCTTTAAAGGGTTCCAGGAAGGCTATTTGACAATGGATGCACTGGCAGCATTTGTATTCGGTATTATCGTTGTAAATGCTGTTAAAGAAAAAGGCGCAGTAACCAAGAAGGATATCATGGTATCCATTGCGAAGGCAGGTGTGATTGCTTCTGGTTTATTAGCAGTTATTTATACATCGCTTTCCTTTATTGGGGCTTCAAGTGTCAGCGGTCTTGGAGCATTGGATAACGGCGGTGCTGTTCTATCAGGTGCATCTTCTCATTACTTTGGCTCATTTGGTGCGCTGCTTTTAAGTGTCATTGTTTTTGGAGCATGTTTGACAACCAGTATCGGTTTAATTACAGCTTGTTCTTCATACTTCAATAAACTGATGCCAAGAGTTTCATACAAAATGTTCGTAATTGTTTTATCTATTTTCAGTGCGGTATTTGCCAACTTTGGCTTAAGCCAGCTTATCGCGATTTCCGTACCTGTATTGGTGGGAATCTATCCATTGGCCATTGCATTGATGGCTCTTACTTTCCTGCATCCGATTTTTAAAGGCAAGAAAGAAGTTTACCAGGGAAGCATGCTTTTCACATTTGTGGTAAGTTTGTTTGATGGTTTGAATGCAGCAGGCATTACGTTTGCGCCAATCAATGACCTATTCAGTGCGATCCTTCCTTTATATGATGTTGGGTTAGGCTGGATTGTTCCTGCTATCGCAGGTGGTCTGATCGGTTTGGCTGCTGCAGCAATAAAGAATAACAGCCAATCGCATTCTGCTGAAGCCAAAAAAGCAGCATAA
- a CDS encoding GntR family transcriptional regulator encodes MPIPSNYSSPTRVSAKDRAFSQIQEWIIDGTLQPKEKLNDADLAKALGVSRTPIREALQLLNVQGFVEMFPGVGTQVTSVNPEDISKILPPLGVLQALAAELAAPVISQETINILRDINHKFAKALIAGDTFTALKQDEKFHNIIIDLAQNPYISNTASMLQAHVMRLYYNKTIILKERSIEEHEDILKAFEQKDREKAGHIARVNWLRAIDEYYSEEK; translated from the coding sequence ATGCCGATACCCTCCAATTATTCATCACCTACCCGTGTGTCAGCCAAGGATCGCGCCTTCTCCCAAATCCAGGAATGGATTATTGACGGCACACTCCAGCCGAAAGAAAAATTGAATGATGCCGATCTTGCCAAAGCATTAGGCGTCAGCCGAACCCCCATCAGGGAAGCTCTTCAGCTGCTGAATGTTCAGGGGTTTGTCGAAATGTTTCCCGGAGTTGGAACGCAGGTCACTTCAGTTAATCCTGAAGATATTAGTAAAATCCTGCCCCCATTAGGCGTATTGCAAGCACTTGCTGCAGAATTGGCTGCTCCTGTTATCAGCCAGGAAACGATTAATATACTTAGGGATATTAATCATAAATTCGCTAAAGCTCTAATTGCAGGAGATACCTTCACAGCTTTGAAGCAGGATGAGAAGTTTCATAATATTATTATAGATCTTGCTCAGAACCCTTATATTTCGAATACAGCTTCCATGCTTCAGGCTCATGTCATGCGGCTTTACTACAATAAAACAATTATTTTGAAGGAACGTTCTATAGAAGAACATGAAGATATATTAAAAGCTTTTGAACAAAAAGACAGAGAAAAGGCCGGACACATTGCACGCGTCAACTGGCTTCGGGCAATTGACGAGTACTACTCTGAGGAAAAATGA
- the clpP gene encoding ATP-dependent Clp endopeptidase proteolytic subunit ClpP codes for MTAIPYVIEQSSKGERSYDIYSRLLKDRIIMIGEEINDVVANSVIAQLLFLAAESPEKDISLYINSPGGSTTAGFAIYDTIQYIKPDVRTICTGMAASFGAMLLLAGKKGKRYSLPNSEIMIHQPLGGARGQATEIEISAKRILKLREHINGIIAERTGQPAEKVARDTDRDYFMTAEEAKEYGIIDEIIYKS; via the coding sequence GTGACAGCAATACCATATGTTATTGAGCAGTCAAGCAAGGGAGAACGTTCATATGATATTTACTCACGGCTGTTAAAAGACAGGATTATCATGATAGGAGAAGAAATAAATGATGTGGTTGCCAATAGTGTGATTGCCCAGCTGCTTTTTCTTGCAGCAGAATCTCCTGAAAAAGATATCTCCCTTTATATTAATAGTCCGGGCGGTTCGACAACCGCAGGATTTGCCATCTACGATACGATTCAATATATAAAGCCTGATGTGAGAACAATTTGCACAGGAATGGCCGCGTCATTTGGTGCGATGCTCCTTCTGGCAGGGAAAAAAGGGAAACGCTACAGTCTGCCGAACAGTGAAATCATGATTCATCAGCCTCTGGGCGGTGCTCGCGGCCAGGCAACCGAAATCGAAATTTCGGCGAAGCGGATCTTAAAACTGAGGGAGCATATTAATGGAATTATTGCAGAAAGAACTGGCCAGCCTGCAGAAAAAGTGGCGCGGGACACGGACCGCGATTATTTCATGACTGCCGAAGAAGCAAAGGAATACGGGATTATCGATGAAATTATCTATAAAAGCTAG
- a CDS encoding sigma-70 family RNA polymerase sigma factor: MKQEKVQAESRDFLKQKESCIADIYPSLQRYSRFLAQNSWDGDDLAHEAIIRAYKSYSPEKINQALLKKIAYNCWMDILRNRKREQLEESPESEKKNSSTNGGEAISHLINRLTLKQAVIFTLKEGFRYKTKEIADILQTTEFAVKSSLNRARKQLQLPVEDETEDSFANDEEEKLFHLLQQSVAAEDPSILVKTIPFLRSLESHAQKPVLPVPSPSNTLCMAA, encoded by the coding sequence ATGAAGCAAGAGAAAGTTCAGGCTGAATCAAGGGATTTCTTAAAGCAGAAGGAAAGCTGTATTGCAGATATCTATCCTTCACTGCAGCGTTATAGCCGGTTTCTTGCACAGAACAGCTGGGACGGGGACGATCTTGCCCATGAGGCAATCATCCGCGCTTATAAAAGCTATTCTCCGGAGAAAATCAATCAGGCTCTTTTGAAGAAGATTGCCTATAATTGCTGGATGGACATTCTTCGAAACAGAAAGCGGGAACAGCTGGAAGAGTCGCCTGAAAGTGAAAAGAAGAATTCCAGCACCAATGGAGGAGAAGCAATCAGCCATCTCATTAACCGTCTGACATTAAAGCAGGCTGTTATTTTTACGCTGAAGGAAGGGTTTCGATACAAAACAAAAGAGATTGCGGATATCCTGCAGACCACTGAATTTGCAGTGAAGTCCTCGCTGAACCGTGCACGGAAGCAGCTTCAGCTCCCAGTTGAAGATGAGACTGAGGATTCTTTTGCAAATGATGAAGAAGAAAAGCTTTTTCATCTGCTGCAGCAATCAGTGGCTGCGGAAGATCCGTCCATCCTGGTAAAAACCATACCTTTCCTGCGATCCCTGGAAAGTCATGCCCAGAAGCCTGTACTGCCAGTTCCATCTCCTTCTAATACTCTCTGCATGGCGGCATAG
- a CDS encoding phosphoglycerate dehydrogenase produces the protein MSTMTLDRVKTIKTLNAIAPSGLEVFNKDQFTIDNESGNPDAIVLRSFNMHSMELGDRLKAIARAGAGVNNIPVEKCTEQGIVVFNTPGANANAVKEMVLTSLMASSRNLFAGIAWTKTLKDEGDQIPKLVEAGKKQFVGKEIKGKTLGVIGLGAIGALVANDALELDMDVVGFDPFISVDTAWNLSRNVQRAMTIEQVFAESDYITVHVPLTDDTREMFNEATFSMMKNGVHILNFSRGELVNESDMAAALESGKVGKYITDFPNENVLKMKNAVAIPHLGASTKESEENCAVMAARQVKHFLETGNVKNSVNFPNAALPYTGKRRVTAFHKNIPNMVGQITLAISSYQLNIADMVNRSRGEYAYTMIDIDNKVNGEVVPGLLEQINQIEGIVTSRII, from the coding sequence GTGAGTACCATGACTTTAGACAGAGTAAAGACGATTAAAACGTTGAATGCGATTGCGCCAAGCGGTCTTGAGGTGTTTAACAAGGATCAATTTACAATCGATAATGAAAGCGGCAATCCGGATGCCATTGTCCTTCGCAGCTTTAATATGCATTCAATGGAATTGGGCGATCGATTAAAAGCTATTGCCCGTGCAGGCGCGGGTGTGAATAATATCCCGGTGGAGAAATGCACTGAGCAGGGAATTGTTGTTTTTAATACACCTGGTGCCAATGCGAATGCAGTGAAAGAAATGGTGCTTACTTCCTTAATGGCGTCATCCCGCAATCTTTTTGCCGGCATCGCCTGGACCAAAACGCTGAAAGATGAAGGAGACCAGATTCCAAAGCTTGTTGAAGCAGGGAAAAAGCAATTTGTCGGAAAAGAAATTAAAGGGAAAACTCTCGGTGTCATCGGATTGGGAGCAATCGGGGCACTTGTGGCCAATGATGCACTTGAACTTGATATGGATGTCGTAGGCTTTGATCCATTTATTTCTGTTGACACTGCCTGGAACTTGTCCCGCAATGTCCAGCGTGCCATGACCATTGAGCAGGTGTTTGCAGAATCCGATTATATCACTGTACATGTTCCATTAACCGATGATACAAGAGAAATGTTCAATGAAGCTACATTCAGCATGATGAAAAATGGTGTTCACATTTTGAATTTCTCACGAGGAGAGCTTGTGAATGAATCAGATATGGCAGCTGCCCTTGAAAGCGGAAAAGTGGGCAAGTATATTACAGACTTCCCAAATGAAAATGTCCTGAAAATGAAAAACGCTGTGGCAATTCCGCACCTTGGCGCTTCAACAAAAGAATCTGAGGAAAACTGCGCTGTCATGGCAGCACGACAGGTGAAACACTTCCTTGAAACAGGCAATGTTAAAAACTCAGTGAACTTCCCAAATGCTGCTCTTCCTTACACAGGCAAGCGGCGTGTCACTGCTTTTCATAAAAACATCCCAAATATGGTCGGCCAAATCACGCTTGCCATTTCAAGCTACCAGCTGAACATCGCAGACATGGTGAACCGCAGCCGCGGTGAATATGCGTATACCATGATCGATATCGATAATAAAGTCAATGGCGAAGTGGTCCCTGGACTGCTTGAACAGATCAATCAAATTGAAGGCATTGTTACGTCACGAATTATATAA
- a CDS encoding GerAB/ArcD/ProY family transporter — MPKEKIDGIQLFCLMVLFMFGTAVFLDLGSGAKQDAWIVTILSPVTGLLLFAVYYRLYKQYPALPLTEYVKKILGKYPGSIISYMYIIYFIYIASRVLRDIEELLISSPYAKTSIITLGICMVFALIYAVNLGLEVFAKAGVICFAIISVTLFLIIIFYAISDLIHAENLRPVLANGWKPIIKEIFPVNMTVPYGELVLFSMIFPLIKRETKIMKAGSLAIGFVGLYLTINTITLICILGPDLLDRSAFPALAAVGYIQIAGFIQRLDPLIILLIVFLGFIKVGVFFYSAVIGMNNLFKLKPNAFTSYFVGGIICLSSIIIAPSYQSHLDEGLKIVPYTLHIAFQLAIPILLLIVAVIRRKWKEHKI, encoded by the coding sequence ATGCCGAAAGAGAAGATCGATGGAATACAATTGTTCTGCCTGATGGTCTTATTTATGTTTGGCACTGCTGTCTTTTTGGATCTCGGCAGCGGCGCAAAGCAGGATGCCTGGATTGTTACCATTCTTTCGCCGGTTACAGGACTATTATTATTTGCAGTCTATTACCGTCTTTACAAACAGTATCCGGCTTTACCATTAACAGAGTATGTGAAAAAAATTCTAGGGAAATACCCGGGAAGCATCATAAGTTATATGTACATCATTTATTTCATTTATATAGCCTCAAGAGTATTGCGTGATATTGAAGAATTGCTGATCAGTTCTCCTTATGCAAAGACATCAATTATTACGCTGGGTATTTGTATGGTATTCGCGTTGATATATGCAGTTAATTTAGGCCTTGAAGTGTTTGCGAAGGCAGGGGTTATATGCTTTGCAATCATTTCAGTCACTTTATTCCTGATCATTATCTTCTATGCGATCAGTGATTTGATTCACGCAGAAAATTTAAGACCTGTCCTGGCAAATGGGTGGAAGCCTATAATCAAAGAGATTTTTCCGGTTAATATGACAGTTCCTTATGGAGAACTGGTCCTATTTTCTATGATCTTTCCTTTAATAAAACGGGAAACAAAAATTATGAAGGCTGGAAGTTTGGCAATTGGATTTGTTGGTCTTTACTTAACCATTAATACCATTACATTAATTTGTATTCTTGGGCCCGATCTTCTTGACCGGTCGGCTTTCCCGGCATTGGCTGCAGTAGGCTATATTCAAATTGCGGGATTTATTCAGCGTCTTGATCCCCTAATCATACTATTGATTGTCTTTCTGGGATTTATTAAAGTTGGAGTTTTCTTCTATAGTGCAGTAATCGGAATGAATAACCTTTTTAAGCTAAAGCCGAATGCTTTTACATCCTATTTTGTCGGGGGAATAATATGTCTTTCTTCCATTATCATTGCACCAAGCTATCAAAGCCATCTGGATGAAGGACTGAAAATCGTTCCGTATACTTTACATATTGCCTTCCAACTAGCCATTCCTATCCTATTGCTTATAGTGGCTGTAATTCGGCGTAAATGGAAAGAGCATAAAATTTAA
- a CDS encoding Ger(x)C family spore germination protein — translation MSKIISVLLIIGLLSGCSNYRELNEIGLIVAIGIDLPKERETGYRVTYQVINPSYFSQTGGGSLPVINYTVEAETFIEAYRMASVIIPRENRVTHLSLIIIGEAFAREGMGLIFDVFERGESRSTFPVFIARDSTAEEVLGVVEPLESNPTKSIISTSENNQKMYAISEEIPIYRAISLLSGEGQNLMLSGVKLSHPLKSDDQTANLQNIKPSIVEVSGLAIFKKDQLAGWFDGEFARTAHLITSAVESTSFPLTCKGKKNMTITTEGIKSDIKTELKPEPTLIVNAKLSGKISELECYLEISNNEELIKLEKKLEKEAENQIRETITKAQELEADVFGFGKELSKDDSRYWKKHEKEWNTIFSNAEIEVNVEANISNSGMLTDPYKLQ, via the coding sequence ATGAGCAAAATCATTTCAGTACTGTTGATTATTGGTTTACTATCTGGCTGTTCCAATTATAGAGAGTTAAATGAGATTGGTTTAATCGTTGCAATAGGCATTGACCTGCCAAAGGAAAGGGAAACAGGCTATCGGGTCACATATCAAGTAATAAATCCGAGCTACTTTTCACAAACTGGTGGCGGCAGCCTTCCTGTTATTAATTATACAGTAGAAGCTGAAACGTTTATTGAAGCATATCGCATGGCGTCTGTCATCATTCCAAGGGAGAACAGGGTAACTCACCTCTCCCTGATTATCATAGGGGAAGCTTTTGCGAGAGAAGGGATGGGGCTCATATTTGATGTGTTTGAAAGAGGGGAGTCACGTTCCACATTTCCTGTTTTTATTGCAAGAGATTCTACTGCTGAAGAAGTTCTGGGCGTAGTGGAGCCTCTCGAATCCAACCCAACAAAAAGCATCATAAGCACAAGCGAAAATAATCAAAAAATGTACGCCATTTCAGAAGAAATCCCTATCTACAGGGCCATTTCCCTTTTATCAGGCGAAGGCCAAAACCTTATGCTTTCAGGAGTAAAATTAAGTCATCCCTTAAAATCCGATGATCAAACTGCCAATCTGCAGAATATTAAGCCTTCAATTGTTGAGGTAAGCGGTTTGGCAATATTTAAGAAAGATCAACTGGCAGGCTGGTTTGACGGGGAATTCGCAAGGACAGCCCATTTGATCACATCTGCCGTTGAAAGTACATCATTTCCGCTGACTTGTAAAGGGAAAAAGAATATGACGATTACAACGGAGGGGATAAAGAGTGACATTAAGACAGAGTTAAAACCGGAACCGACTTTAATTGTCAATGCAAAGTTAAGCGGGAAGATTTCTGAATTAGAATGTTATTTGGAAATCAGTAATAATGAAGAATTGATAAAGCTTGAAAAGAAGTTGGAAAAGGAGGCGGAAAACCAAATTAGGGAAACGATTACCAAGGCACAGGAATTGGAAGCAGATGTATTTGGTTTTGGTAAAGAGCTATCAAAAGATGATTCAAGGTATTGGAAAAAACACGAAAAAGAATGGAATACAATTTTCAGCAATGCAGAAATAGAAGTAAATGTAGAGGCCAATATATCTAACTCAGGTATGCTGACAGATCCATATAAACTACAATAA
- a CDS encoding spore germination protein has protein sequence MFRKHHSQHKKVSKSVHFNIQYLKEQFGDSSDLSVRNLTIAEHGNAAIIHIQGIVDEQSLHDNVLHPILAFIYEKKYVHSGKLPEEITQIISVSKINLMNEWPEIVDNLLGGDTVILIEGHSEAIIAGTRKIQSRSITEPTTQTVIKGPKDGFTENLGTNISLIRSRIQNNKLRIEQTKAGKVTKTNIGILYMEGIADKDIVREVKMRISKIDIDSILDTNYVEEVIKDNRKTIFPLFQSSERPDVVSANLLEGKIAIIIQGTPFALILPALLIQFFHSPEDYYANYLVSSFLRIIRIGSFYVNMYASAIYLALITHHHGLIPTTLMVTLMAQREQVPFPAIVELLLMELAFEVLREAGIRMPRAIGPAVSIVGALILGQAAVEAGFVSAAIVIIVATTAISSFTLPNPNIVNTARGLRFIVIFAAAFIGFYGIILVSLCIILHLCSLKSVGVPYFAPFSPVRFSDLKDSLIRIGSPSLLKRPSGSNRSNKVN, from the coding sequence GTGTTCAGGAAACATCATAGCCAGCATAAAAAGGTAAGCAAGAGTGTTCATTTCAATATTCAATACTTAAAAGAGCAGTTTGGCGACAGTTCAGATCTATCTGTTCGAAATTTAACCATAGCTGAGCATGGAAATGCAGCCATCATACATATCCAGGGGATTGTTGACGAACAAAGCTTGCATGACAATGTTCTGCATCCAATCCTGGCCTTTATTTATGAAAAGAAATATGTACATTCTGGGAAATTGCCTGAAGAAATTACTCAAATTATTTCAGTGTCTAAAATCAATTTAATGAATGAATGGCCGGAAATAGTGGATAATCTGCTGGGCGGGGACACAGTAATTTTGATTGAGGGGCATTCAGAGGCAATTATTGCGGGAACGAGAAAAATTCAATCTAGGTCAATTACAGAACCTACCACGCAAACGGTGATTAAAGGACCAAAGGATGGCTTTACAGAGAATTTAGGAACGAATATCTCTCTAATCCGTTCAAGAATTCAAAACAACAAATTAAGAATTGAACAGACAAAGGCAGGGAAAGTGACCAAAACCAATATAGGCATCTTATATATGGAAGGGATAGCAGATAAAGACATTGTCAGGGAAGTGAAGATGAGAATTAGTAAAATCGACATAGATAGTATCCTCGATACAAATTATGTGGAAGAAGTAATAAAGGACAATAGGAAAACCATATTTCCCCTATTCCAAAGTTCAGAGAGGCCAGATGTGGTGTCCGCTAACCTTTTAGAAGGCAAAATAGCGATTATCATACAGGGAACACCATTTGCCTTAATTCTGCCTGCTTTATTAATACAATTTTTTCATTCTCCTGAAGATTACTATGCCAACTACTTGGTGAGTTCATTTTTAAGAATCATTCGGATTGGCTCATTTTACGTAAACATGTATGCATCGGCCATTTATCTGGCGCTTATTACGCATCACCATGGTTTAATTCCAACTACATTGATGGTGACACTTATGGCTCAAAGAGAACAGGTTCCTTTTCCGGCTATCGTTGAATTACTGCTGATGGAACTTGCCTTCGAAGTCTTACGGGAAGCCGGGATTCGAATGCCAAGGGCAATTGGTCCAGCTGTTTCCATTGTAGGAGCGCTTATATTAGGTCAGGCGGCAGTCGAAGCAGGTTTTGTTTCAGCTGCAATAGTGATTATCGTGGCAACTACTGCCATCAGCAGCTTCACACTGCCAAACCCCAATATTGTGAATACAGCACGCGGATTGCGTTTTATCGTTATTTTTGCAGCTGCTTTTATAGGCTTTTACGGTATTATCCTAGTTTCATTATGCATTATTCTGCACCTGTGCAGCCTAAAGTCAGTAGGAGTCCCGTATTTTGCTCCATTTTCACCGGTAAGATTCAGTGATTTAAAAGACAGTTTAATCCGGATAGGGTCCCCTTCTTTACTGAAACGTCCAAGCGGGTCCAATCGATCAAATAAAGTCAATTAA
- a CDS encoding polymer-forming cytoskeletal protein, which yields MKTLGNLIINGVGSSNGGSFEKVELNGKGTVNSDIECERFHCNGTGTIHGNVKTEKGKISGAAKIHGAVKAESLIINGSAGISEAVSSQKLEVAGKSSIGGSVKCEVMVVNGKVTIEGDCEAEVFRAEGSFSVDGLLNAETIDIKLFGDSKAKEIGGRKIKVVQHRETLFKLIKSIFPLKLEADLIEGDDIELEGTAALVVRGKNVKIGKNCEIGLVEYSGDYECAPDSEVKEFRLI from the coding sequence ATGAAAACGCTAGGGAACTTAATTATTAATGGAGTTGGATCGTCTAATGGAGGTTCATTTGAAAAGGTTGAATTAAATGGCAAGGGAACTGTAAACAGTGATATTGAATGCGAGAGATTCCATTGTAACGGTACGGGCACTATCCATGGAAACGTCAAAACCGAAAAGGGAAAGATCAGTGGTGCAGCAAAAATCCATGGAGCTGTTAAAGCTGAATCCCTGATTATCAATGGCTCTGCTGGGATTTCTGAAGCTGTCAGCAGCCAAAAGCTTGAGGTCGCTGGGAAATCCTCGATTGGAGGCTCTGTAAAATGCGAAGTAATGGTTGTGAATGGGAAAGTAACGATTGAAGGAGACTGTGAAGCGGAGGTTTTCCGTGCAGAAGGGTCTTTTTCGGTAGATGGTTTACTGAATGCAGAGACGATTGATATTAAGCTTTTTGGAGACAGTAAAGCGAAAGAGATTGGCGGCAGAAAAATTAAGGTGGTACAGCATAGAGAAACCCTATTTAAATTAATCAAATCCATCTTTCCCTTGAAGCTGGAGGCGGATTTAATTGAAGGGGATGACATCGAACTCGAAGGCACAGCAGCTCTTGTCGTAAGAGGGAAAAATGTAAAAATCGGCAAAAATTGCGAGATTGGACTTGTCGAGTATTCTGGCGATTATGAATGTGCCCCTGATTCGGAAGTAAAAGAATTCCGATTAATTTAA
- a CDS encoding YhbD family protein, with amino-acid sequence MSDELISKKEVLDLTGISYGQLYRWKRKSLIPEDWFVRKSTFTGQETFFPKEKILERVDKIQKMKDSLSLDELADVFSLNASHLKLTKESLIAKGIASEPVMNIFLETQGELKEYNYHEILKLYILSILLESGDIHIEEGKMLLQLLNDHQSILQQPKAVICFIRKLGMSSCLVSVNGEQVLLEKGTKVAATLSIEHCAEELKSKLA; translated from the coding sequence TTGAGCGATGAATTAATTTCAAAAAAAGAAGTCCTGGATTTAACGGGTATTTCTTATGGGCAGCTTTATCGGTGGAAAAGGAAAAGCCTGATACCGGAGGATTGGTTTGTCAGAAAATCAACTTTTACAGGACAGGAGACTTTTTTCCCAAAAGAGAAAATTCTGGAGCGGGTCGATAAAATACAAAAGATGAAGGATAGCCTTTCGCTGGATGAGCTGGCAGATGTGTTTTCTCTTAATGCTTCACATCTGAAGCTGACAAAGGAAAGTCTGATTGCTAAAGGGATAGCTTCTGAACCGGTTATGAATATCTTTCTCGAAACACAGGGGGAGCTTAAGGAATACAATTACCATGAGATTTTGAAGCTTTATATACTTTCCATCCTGCTTGAATCGGGAGATATCCATATAGAGGAAGGGAAAATGCTCCTTCAGTTATTGAACGATCATCAAAGTATCCTGCAGCAGCCAAAAGCTGTTATCTGCTTTATTCGCAAACTTGGAATGTCCAGCTGCCTGGTTTCGGTTAACGGGGAGCAAGTCCTGCTTGAAAAAGGAACAAAAGTGGCAGCCACTTTATCGATAGAGCATTGTGCAGAGGAATTAAAATCCAAATTGGCATAG